AGTGCGGAGGGTTCGAGTGCAGGCCTGTTGCATCGGAAATAACATATGGGTTGGAGCGGCTGGCCATGTATATTCAACAGGTGGAAAGCGTTTTTGATATTAAATGGGTTGACGGGATTACATACGGGGATGTTCACCACAGGGGTGAAGTTGAGCATTCAATATATAACTTTGAGGAAGCAAATATTGAGATGCTTTTCAAGCTTTTTGAAATGTATGAGCAGGAAGCCAAACGGGTGGCCGAAAAGGGGCTCATTCTGCCGGCCTACGATTGCGTTTTAAAGTGTTCCCATACTTTTAACCTGCTGGATGCCCGCAGCGCCATCAGTGTTACAGAACGTACCGCTTTTATTCACAGGGTACGTGAAATCGCCCGTTTATGCGCCCAGGGCTATATAGCGGAACGCGAAAAGATGGGTTACCCACTTTTAGGCCGCATAAAGGAGGTTGAGGACAACGAATAAAGATTTCATCATGGAAATTGGCATGGAAGAAATGCCGGCGCGCTTTATAAACCCGGCTCTGGAACAACTAAAAGATCTGGCGGAAGAAAAATTTAAGGTACACCGGCTGCCCTTTTTGTCAGTCCGTACTTACAGCACGCCCAGGCGTTTATTGCTGCATGTTATCGGTCTCGAACCTGTTCAGGAGCCGTTAGTCCAAGAAATAAAAGGTCCTGCGGCGAAAGTGGCCTTTGATGAGAACCGGAAATATACACGCGCGGCTCAAGGCTTTGCAAAAAGCCAGCGTGTAGATCTTCAGGATTTAATTATAAAACCCGTAGGGACGGTAGATTATGTCTTTGCTGTTAACAAGCAGGCAGGCCGCCCTGCGGCTGAAGTTTTGTTGGAAATTTGCCCGGACGTAATTAGTTCGCTGCATTTTCCAAAGTCAATGCGTTGGGGAAAGGGAGAGATGCGGTTTATCAGGCCAATCCGCTGGCTGCTGGCGCTATATGGAGAACAGGTAATCCCATTTGTTACCGCGGAACTAATAGCCGGCAATATCACATACGGACACCGATTTTACAGCAACTACCCGATAATGGTTCAACATCCGGATGATTATTTTGAAAAAATCGACCAGGCTAAAATAATGATTGATCAGTCGCAAAGACAAAGTATAATCTGGGAGAAAATCACTGAACTGGCTGCTCAGGAGGGCGGAGAAGCAAAACCGGACCCGGAACTGCTCGAACAAGTTGCTAATTTGGTAGAATACCCCACTGTAATAGTAGGAAGTTTTAACAATGAATACTTACAGATACCTCAGGAAGTACTGATTACCTCAATGCGTGATCACTTGCGTTGTTTTCCTGTCTTCGGCCCGGATTCATCGCTTTTGGCGCGTTTTATAGCTGTTTCCAATAATGGCGGGAATGATCTCATTCGATCAGGCTTTGAAAGGGTTTTGAGAGCACGGCTGGCTGATGCGGCTTTTTTCTGGAATGAGGATTTAAAGACTCCTCTTGTTGAGCGAGCTGATTCTTTGAAGAGAATTGTCTGGCAGGAAAACCTGGGCACTCTCTACGAAAAAATGGAACGGGTAACCTCAATATGCTTTTTTCTGTGCATGTCATTGGGTGTTGAGCAAGAAATTGCCGCAGATACTTTAAGAGCCTCGCGCCTTGCCAAAGCCGACTTGTCCTCCAACGTAGTTTACGAGTTTCCGGAACTCCAGGGGATAATGGGCTGTGAATATGCCAAACGGCAGGGAGAAAAAGAAACCGTTTCCCTGGCCATTGCCGATCATTACCTGCCGCGTTTTTCGGGCGACAAACTCCCTTCAGAAACGACCGGAATAATCTTGGCCGTCGCAGATAAACTGGACACCCTGGTGGGTTGTTTTGCGGCCGGTATTCAGCCTACGGGCTCCCAGGATCCCTATGGGCTCAGGCGCCAGGCGCTGGGAGTTTGCCACATAGTTCTTGAAAACGCCCTTGTATTTTGCCTGCATGATATTCTAGCAGCTGCTTATCAAAGCTATCTGTTAAGTTCCAAGCTTGAATTAGCGCAGGATGAAGTTCTTAAAGAACTTGAAGTATTTTTTACCCAGCGTTTGAGAAATATTTTTAGTGATCGAGGAATTTCTTATGATATATGTGAAGCCGTTCTTTCGGTGGGTGTTGATGATCTGTACGGAAGCTGGCAAAAAGCATCCGCATTAAAGGACTTAAGCGCAGAGACGGATTTTCAGGACCTTTTGGTAGCCTTTCACAGGGCATATAACATATCCCGGAAACATAATCTAACCGAAGTAGACGAAACTTTGTTTCAGCATCCTGTAGAAACCGACCTGAACAATGCTTTTATAAATACCAGGGAGAAGGTAGAGCAGAGTGTAAAAGAACGTGACTTCCGCAGCGCGGTTATGACTATGACACAATTAAGAAAGCCTGTGGACAGTTTCTTTGAAGGCGTTATGGTAATGGCCGAAGACGAAAAAATACGGAATAACCGTCTTAGCCTTCTGAAGAATATAGTAAACCTGGTTTTTTTAGTTGCTGATCTAAGTAAACTTGGTTAGTTCTGAATAAGTTTTACCAGAAGGAATTTGAAAGGATAAGAGTAATATATTAAGTAATATATAATTGAACAAGCTGTTACCGGCGCTTCGCTTATAAAACATCGTTTTTGGACGATTTTACTAAATAGACACTGCAGTGCCATCAGTAAGATGAAAATTCAACAGCAAGGGAGGGCAATGTCTTAAGTGCGATTTTGAGCCTTTATTCGAAGAACGAGAGAACCCGAGGATAAGCGAGGGAAGTGTTTGAGTCGCATAAGCGCCGAGTTTTGACCGAGCCCGAGGGTGAACGAGTTCGTACAAGCATAAGAGGCGAAAATGAGCATGCAGGCAGCCGACCTCCCTAATGAACATCAGTTTTCAGGATGTTATTTTCAAGATAGATACTTAAAAAGTTAGGTTTTAGGGGTAGATAAGTGGAATTAACGCGGCGGCAGGAGGCCATCCTGGAGATAGTCAAAAGGAACAGCCCCATTACAGGTGAGCAGATAGCGGAGCGCCTTTCTCTGACCAGGGCAACTTTGCGTCCTGATATGGCCGTGTTGACAATGACAGGCCTTTTAGGCGCCAGACCAAGAGTCGGATATTACTATAGCGGGAAATCTCCAAACAGGGTTATTGCCGAGAAATTATTCCAAATTAAAGTAGGGGATGTGAAATCAGTCCCCGTTGTCGTCCCTGAACACTGTTCGGTCTATGATGCAATAGTGACGATTTTTACCGAGGATGTCGGAACATTATTTGTCGTCAAAGAGGGGGGATTCCTGGAGGGGGTCATTTCCCGCAAAGACTTACTGAAGAGCTCAATGGGGAACCAGGATATTCACAAGCTTCCGGTGAATGTAATAATGACACGCTGGCCGAATATAATTACTGTCGAACCTGAGGAATCCGTCTGGGCTGCAGCAAAAAAATTGATTGCGCACGAGATTGACGCTATTCCGCTGGTTCGGCCGGTGGATGACGGGAAAGGCGCCCAGGGGATGGAGGCAATTGGCCGCTTTTCAAAGACGAACATTATTCGTTTATTTGTAGGTCTGGGTGAATAAAAAATGGGGAGGGGTTAGTTATCAGTACGAAGCCAAAAACCCAGCCGGTTATCTATATTATTTCTGATTCAATTGGTGAAACGGCGGAACTGGTAGCATTAGCCGCGGCCAGCCAATTTAATTCCGGAAAAGTCAATATTCGAAAAGTGCCTTATGTAAACAATCCGGAAGAGATTCCCGAAATTGTTGCGGAGGCCAGCGCATTTTCCTGTATGATTGTATATACCCTCATTCTGCCTGGTTTAAGAGAAATCCTGGAGGCAGAGGCCCTCAAATACGGCATTCCAACTGTAGATATCATGACTCCAATGCTGGATGCTTTGGGTAAAATAGAGGGCAAGCCTCCAAAATTGGAACCGGGCCTTGTCCGAAAGGTTGACGAAGATTATTTCCGTAAAGTTGAAGCTATTGATTTTGCTGTGCAAAACGATGATGGGAAAGATTCCCGGGGTTTGCTCAAGGCCGATCTAGTGATTATAGGGGTCAGCCGGACATCAAAAACGCCGTTATGTACGTATCTTGCCCATAAGAGGATTAAGGCCGCTAATGTACCGCTGACACCTGAAGTTATTCCTCCCGAGGAAATATTTAAACTGCCGCCGCATAGAGTTATTGGATTGACGATTCTTCCTCAGCAGCTGCACGAAATCCGCCAGGAACGATTAAAAGCGTTAGAATTAACCGGCAACGCCGATTATGCAAGAATGGAGCGAATTTTAAAGGAACTGGAATATGCCAAGGGTATTATGCAAAAATTAAACTGCAAGGTAATAGATGTAACAAATAAGGCAGTAGAGGAAACAGCCAGCAAAGTGCTGGAGATATACTACAGAGGTGAAAGAAATGGCAAAGAGATACGTCTACCTATTTAGAGAAGGCCGTGCAGACATGAAGAGTCTTCTTGGCGGCAAAGGAGCGAACCTGTGTGAAATGACCAACATAGGGCTGCCCGTACCGCCCGGAATAACCATTACCACCGAAGCCTGCAACGAATTTTACGACTACGACAGAAAATTCCCGCCCGGAATGGAAGACCAGGTAAAAGAACAGCTTGCGGTATTAGAAAAAGACACCGGCAAGAAATTCGGCGACCCCAAGAATCCGCTGCTGTTAAGCGTACGTTCTGGCGCCGTAATCTCAATGCCAGGCATGATGGACACAGTCTTAAACCTGGGATTGAACGATAAAACCGTAGCCGAACTTGCCAAAAGCACCAACGACGAACGTTTCGCCCTGGACTGCTACCGCAGATTCGTCAACATGTTCGGCGGCGTCGTCATGGGCATCGAACACCACAAATTCGAACACATCCTAGAAGAACAGAAAAAGAAAAAAGACGTCGCCTTTGACCACCTGCTCACCGCCGAAGACTGGCGTGAAGTAATCGCAGGCTATAAAAAAATCTATGAAGAAGAGACCGGCGCCCTCTTCCCCCAGAACCCCATGGAGCAGCTCTTCAAGGCAGTATACGCAGTCTTCAACTCCTGGAACGGCGCCCGGGCAGTCGTCTACAGAAAGATCAACAAAATCCCTGACACGCTGGGCACAGCCGTCAACATCCAAATGATGGCCTTCGGAAACCTGGGCAACGACTGCGCCACCGGCGTAGCCTTCACCAGAAATCCCTCCACCGGAGAGAACCTGCTCTATGGTGAATACCTGATCAATGCCCAGGGTGAAGATGTCGTTGCCGGAATCCGCACACCCATGCCGATTTCCAAACTTAAAGACGAAATGCCGGCAGTCTACCAACAATTCGCAGACACCTGCTTACTCTTAGAGAAACACTACCAGGACATGCAGGACGTCGAATTCACCATTGAGCGCGGCAAACTATTCATGCTGCAGACCAGAAACGGCAAGCGTACCGCCCAGGCGGCCATGAAAATAGCCGTCGACATGGTCAAAGAAGGCCTTATTTCCAAAGAGGAAGGCATCTTAAGAGTCGAACCCGCCCACCTGGACAACCTTTTGCACCGGCGGATCGACCCGGGCGCCAAACTCGATGTTATCGCAAAAGGACTGCCCGCCTCACCGGGCGCGGCCAGCGGCAAAGTAGTCTTCGACGCCGACGAAGCCGAGAGACTCGGCAAAGAAGGAGAAAAAGTAATCCTTGTCAGAACAGAGACCACCCCTGACGACATCCACGGCATCGTCGCCGCCCAGGGTATCCTCACCTCCCGCGGCGGAATGACCAGCCATGCCGCAGTAGTCGCCAGAGGCATGGGCAAACCCTGCGTCTGCGGCTGCGAATCATTAGCAATCGACTACACCGCCCAGGAATTCAAAGTTAAAAACGCCGACATCATCATCAAAAAAGGCGACCTGATCTCCATTGACGGCGCCGCCGGCCAGGTAATGAAAGGCGAAGTTCCCATGATCGACCCCGAGATCACCGGAGAATTCCAGGAAATCCTCGACTGGGCCGACCAGATCCGGACAATTGGTGTCAGAGCCAACGCCGACAACCCGACAGACTCCACCAGAGCCAGAGAATTTGGCGCCGAAGGCATCGGCCTGTGCCGCACCGAGCACATGTTCATGGCGCCTGATCGCATACCCATAGTCCAGGAAATGATCATGTCCGATACGCTGGAAGACAGAGAAAAAGCCCTGGCGAAACTTCTGCCCGTACAGCAGGGAGACTTCTACGAAATCCTCAAGATCATGCACGACCTGCCCGTAACCATCCGGCTTTTAGACCCGCCGCTGCATGAATTCCTGCCCAACGGCGAAGAACTGGCCATCGAGATTGCCGTACTTCGTGCAACAAACGGCGACCCCAAAGAGATCGAAGCAAAAGAAGTAATCCTTAAAAAAGTACGCGCCCTGCATGAATTCAACCCCATGCTCGGGCACCGCGGCTGCCGCTTAGGGATAACCTTCCCCGAGATATACAAGATGCAGGCCAGGGCAATCTTCCAGGCGACTGCACAGCTTACCAAAGAAGGCGTGCATGTAATTCCGGAAGTTGAAATACCCCTGGTCGGGGACATCAACGAACTTAAAATCACCAAACTAGATGTAAACGACGTAGCCGCACAGGTAAAGAAAGAAACCGGAATTGACTTTGAATACAGTGTCGGCACAATGATCGAAGTGCCCAGGGCAGCCCTTACCGCGGCTGAAATAGCTGAAGAAGCTGACTTCTTCTCCTTCGGCACAAACGACCTGACTCAGACAACTTTTGGATTCTCCAGAGACGACGCCGAGGGTAAATTCCTGCACGAATATGTAGATAAAAAGATCCTGCCCGACGACCCGTTCGTGGTATTGGACAGAAAAGGCGTCGGCAAACTCATGATAATTTGTGTGGAAGACGGCCGTGCAGTCAAGCCCGGACTCGTCATCGGCATCTGCGGCGAGCACGGCGGCGAAGCTAACTCGGTGGAGTTCTGCCACCTTGTAGGCCTGGATTACGTCAGCTGCTCTCCTTTCAGAGTGCCCATCGCCCGCCTGGCTGCCGCTCAGGCCAAGGTGAAGGAAAGCGGGTATGTCAGCAAAAGCGCTACGGTGTAAAAGAAGAAGAAATAAACAGTGACTCTTAAAAAGGAAAATCATGAGTAAGTATGTTGATATAACAATTATCGGAAGCGGCGTCGTAGGCCTAGCGGTCGGCGCCGCCGTTGCCGGTTTAGGGAGAGATATATACTTACTGGAGAAAAATAATAGCTTTGGGCTTGAAACCAGCAGCAGGAACAGCCAGGTAATCCATTCAGACGGGGGAGGCAATTTTAATTTTAAAACCAGGATCCTGATTAACTGCGCCGGTCTGTACGCACAGGAAATTGCCGAAATGGCCGGTATCGACACGATTAAATCCGGATACAAGGTTTATTACTGCAAGGGAGAATATTTTAAGGTTGCCGACAGTAAAAGCAAGATGGTCACAAGGCTGGTCTATCCTGTACCACCAATCGGGCTTACAGGTGTAGGTATTCACGTAACTATTGATTTTGATGGCAGAATGCGCCTTGGACCAGGTGTAAAATATATTGATACAATAGATTATTCTGTTGACGAATCAAAAAAGATGCTTTTTTACGAAAACGTGAAAAGATTCCTGCCGTTTTTATCAGAAGAAGATCTAACACCGGAAATGGCGGGGATTAGGCCGAAACTGCAGGGTCCGGGACAAAAGCAAAGAGATTTTATAATTTCCCATGAGAAAGAGAAGGATTTAGCCGGATTAATCAATTTAATCGGTATTGAATCTCCAGGCCTGACAGCATCGCCTGCTATAGCTGACTTAGTAAGGAACATAGTAAGGAAAATAAATTAAAGAAGAGTAAGCCAATGACGAATTCAAGAGTAAAAATAATTATTCTGAAAGGGCAACATCACCGAACCTGGCGGCATCACAGACTATAATAAACATGCCGGGAGCATAATAAGGTCAACTATTTTAGATAGAAAGAGTGGGGTATTATGCGTATAAAGGTAAGAATAATTCTTCTGACGTCTTTGATACTGCTTCTTTTATTTGGGCTTATTGGCGCCGTGTCGGCACAGAACAAGGACACCATAACAATATCTTCTGATAAAATGATTGATGACGACTACTTTGCGGCAGGGAACAATATCACAATGCGGGGTACGATCAGCGGGGACTTTTTTGCGGCTGGAAATGATATCTGGATACAGGGAAACCTGCAAAGGGATCTTTTTGCGGCTGGACGCAATATTTACATGGAAGGCCGGATCAATCAGAGTCTTAGAGCTGCTGGTGAAACAATTAATGTTAACGGAAACGTAGCCGGGAATGCCCTGGTTGCGTCAAGATATCTTTCGTTTGCAGGGGGAAGTGTAACTGGCGGAAATGTACTGGCTGCTGCCGAAAAAATGCTTATAGACGGAAAAATATCAGGAAACTTTAGAGGCGCGGCGGATACAGTCACGATTTCCGGAGTGATCGATCGCAACGTTATTATCGATGCTAAACATGTGACAGTCTTAAAAGGCGCCAGGATTGGCGGAGATCTTATTTACAGGTCCTCTGCTCAGGCCGACATAGAACAAGGTGCGATTATTGGAGGCAGTGTGAAACAACTTCCAGTTGTTCCTGAGAAGACAGAGGCCTCTCAAAACAGGACCACACAAGAAATTATAGGGTGGATTTCATTACTGATCTTCACGGGAGTTTTTACTCTCTTTTTCCCATGTCCCATAATACAAGGAGCGGAAATTCTTAAAACCCAGCCCTGGAAAAGCTTGCTGCTCGGTTTGGCAGTTCTTATAACCGGCCCAATTTTAGCTGTAGTGCTTTTTATAACTGTAATAGGAGGATATACCGGAGGCGCCGTACTTTTCGGTTATGGATTGTTTATTATAGCCGGAGCTTTTCTTGGCAAGATCTTTGCAGGTCTGCTTCTCGGTGCATATATCCTGCGCTTAATCAACAAGAGTACGCAAACTTCGCTGATGATATCCGCTCTAACCGGTGTCGTTTTAATTAAGGCTGTTTCCTATGTGCCTTTTCTGGGGGGGCTCGTTAATTTTTTAATTTTTATCTTTGCAATGGGAGCTCTCATATATCTTGCCGGGCAGGCATGGTTGACTAAAAGGCCCGATTTCAAAATTCCTTATCCAAATCAATAAAAGATGTCCAGAGTTACATGAGGCCCTGTTCCTTTTAATAGCGGACAGGGCCTTGTTTATTGTCAGAGTTTGTATTCCTTTGTAGAAATATTTGTCAAGGAATATATGTACTTAAAAAGAATAACATTTTTATCGGAAAATTTTCCAACAACTGAGCAATACCCGTTTAACCTGGAAGCTTTTAAGCATACAAGAAATATTACCTTCCAGAGCCCGGGCACTTTCTTAATAGGAGATAACGGGACTGGAAAATCAACGTTACTCAGGGCTATTGCCCGCAAGTGCAAAATTCATATCTGGAAGGAAGAAGACCGGCCTCAATTTCATAATAACAGGTTTTCCGAAGAGCTATACAGATATCTTGCTGTAGAGTGGGACAAGGAAGTTGTTCCCGGATCATATTTCTCATCTGAAATATTTCGTTCTTTTGCGCAAATATTGGACGAATGGGCGAGGTCTGACCCCCCGGGATATTAAAGTATTTCGGCGGGGAATCTTTGGTTACCAAATCACATGGCCAATATCATATGGCCTATTTCAAGAACAGGTACCGGATTAAGGGATTATACCTGTTGGATGAGCCGGAAAACGCTTTATCGCCAAAACGGCTGATTGAGCTTCTAGGTGTATTAAAGGAGATGAGCCAGGGAAGTAAAGCACAATTTATTATAGCCACACATTCTCCTATGTTACTTGCTTTTCCAGCGGCGACTATCTACAGTTTTGATTACTCTCCTATAAAACAGGTGGAATATGAGGAAACGGATTACTGCCAAATTTATAAAAGTTTTATGGATGACCTGAATAAATTTTTGGATAATATCTAGAATGCTAAATCAATTATTATTTAAATATTTTAAGAATTAAAAAATATTGTTTGTAAAAGGAGAAATCTTTATTATAATAGGTAAGAAGGGAAAAAACTACAGTATAATTTTAAAAGGAGGCATGAAAAATGACGGAACAAAAACAGGTTTACAAGTGCAGTATTTGCGGGAACATTGTTGAGGTTCTTCATTCGGGGAAGGGGGAACTGGTTTGCTGTAACAAACCTATGCTGCTGTTAAAGGAGAATACGGTTGATGCTTCCTTGGAAAAGCATGTCCCGGTTATAGAAGTTACTGATGGTCGAGTTATTGTAAGAGTCGGCAGTCAGCCTCATCCAATGGAAGAGAAACATTTTATTGAATGGGTGGAACTGCTTTCTGACGGTAAAGTATACAGGCAGTTTTTGAAACCGGGAGAGAAAACAGAGGTCGAGTTTGCCATCAGTTCTAAAAATGTTACGGCAAGGGCTTACTGCAACATCCATGGCCTCTGGAGTTCTTCAGCATAACCACAGGAGGGAAGCTGAAGTGTCAAACAATAATCTGATAATACGTACAGAAGTAAAAGACCGGGATGTGCAGGTGAGGGGCTGCGGCTATCCCCCGGCAAGGCTCAAGGCTATACGGAAAGGCCTGATAACGCTGCATAACTTTGAAAGGATGGCTGTTAACATATACCGCAGCCAGATTACTAAGCAGCCGGCAAAAGAGAATATCCAGCTAATCTCGGCGATGTTGAATGAGATGACACATGTCCAGGATTTTCAGATGAAATTATATGAATTTGGATTTCGTCCAAGTATACTGAGATATTTTTTTGCCCTGTGCGGACAAGCCATGGGTTGTTCTTCACGCATTCTGGGCATGAAAAGGGTTTTAAAGACGGATATTTGGGTAGAAAAAGAAGCTATTAAACACTATAACAAACTGATTGGTACTATCGACTGGGATCCAGATACGCGCAAAGTACTGGAAAAAAACCGTGCTGATGAGCAGGAGCACGTAAAGCGCTGGGAGAAATTATTATCTGTCTAGAAATTCTCGAATTGGAACAAAATACAACTTAGCATTGAGGAGGTATTCAAGATGAAAAGTTTAAAAGGCACAAAAACAGAAAGAAATCTTTTAACGGCTTTTGCCGGTGAATCACAGGCCAGAAACCGCTATACCTACTTTGCATCTGCTGCTAAAAAGAATGGTTATGAGCAGATAGCCGCAATCTTTCTTGAAACCGCAGACAATGAAAAAGAGCATGCCAAGAGGTTCTTTAAATTCTTAGAAGGCGGTAACGTTGAAATTACGGCTTCCTTCCCGGCTGGTGAAATCAAGACTGTCGGAGAAAATCTTCAAGCTGCCGCAGGCGGAGAGAAAGAAGAACACAGCCAGATTTATCCTGAATTTGCACGTATAGCGGACGAAGAGGGATTTCCTGAGATAGCGCAGGTTTTCAGGGCAGTTGCTGTTTCGGAGAAACAGCATGAAAAACGTTACCTGAAGCTTCTGGAGAACATAGAAAAGGGAATGACCTTTAAAAGGGAAGAAGTTGTCAGGTGGAAATGCAGAAACTGCGGGTATATTCACGAAGGAACCGCATCGCCGGAGATATGTCCTGCCTGCGAACATCCCCAGGCATACTTTGAGATTCTTGGAGAGAGCTATTAAACTTAATTGAAAGCAACCTAGTTTATAAGGCGAGTCGGACAGACTGTTTGGCTTGTCAAGGGGACGGTTCCTTTTGACATGATTAATGATGCCTTTGCTGTCAGGAGAACCGTCCCCTTGACACCCTTGACATGTTATTTAACTGACCTGTTGAAAGAAGCGGCTTAATAGAGTTTGTTTACAAAGCACATAGCTAAAATAATGAAATAAATGGCAGGGTGAAGTCATGAAAAAATACCAGGTTTATTTTTTAATGGCGATTGTGTTTGCTGTAATAATTTTTATCTTTTCTGTACAGAATGCCGAAGGTGTATCTATTAACTTTCTCCTCTGGAAGGTACAAAACGTTTCCAAAATAGTTATAATACTTATATCTGCTTTATTAGGATCTCTGATTACAATTTGTTCAGTGTTTGTCTGGCAAATTAAAAAATGGAGTTATATCCTTCAGCTTGAAGCGCAAATCAAAGACCTTAAAAAGAAGTTGGAAGCCGGCAATCCGAAACCATCTTAAAAAAGAAAGCAATACATGGAAGGGTCTCGGAAACCAAAAATAACCAGCAGCATCTAGCAGGAAACAAATAGCATTAAAACCACAAACATACACAAAAAAGCTGAAAAACACGTTCCTTGATAACTTCATAGCGTTGGTTTATGGGTGGCCGGCAGGTCTAACCGGAAAAAGGCAATAATCAGCCAGCCCGGCAAAAACCAAATTTTTTTGCCGGGAAAGAATCTAGGCATAGGAGCTTTAACTACGCAGCCTGTTTGATTCCGATAATCTCGGCCAGCGTTACCCGGGACTGGTTAACCCAGGCATCCAGGTGCTGGTTAATCGCCCCCAGGGTGAGCCGCCAAAAGATCCTTCTTTTGCTGCGGGCCCTGGTCCTTTCCAACCGGTAGTCAATCTTCTGGCGCTTGTTCGTCCGTTCCGAGGCGCTACGCCGGGCGTACACCTTTTTCCAGGCCTTAGAATTCCGGGGTGTTTTGGAAAAAAGCCTTAAATCCCACTTAAGGCTTGGTATAGACAACTCTTCCGTACAGGGATCTGCCCGGGGAGAAAACCACAGATAATCGCCAGGATGTCGTCGCTTAAGCAGTCTTTCCACCCACGAATCAACGCTCTCTTCGTGGCACTTAACCATCATGACCAAGGAACGCAAGAGCTCCGGCTGGTTCTTAAGCCGGGCGGCCAGTGGAGGCATAACAGGGGCCAAGTTCCCCGCGGAGTTCGTCTAAATCCAACAGCCAGAGTTTCTTGATGCCGTCTTTGTGCTGCACAATGATTTGCAGGTATACCGGCCAGCGCACCTTAAGTTCGCGTGAAGCATACTGCCGGTATCCCGAATGTGGCCGCCATTTGCCAAGCAATTTCATCCCCCCATTATTTAGTTGTACTGGCAATTAATGCCTCCAATTTGATTTTTGGGGGATGAAAAAATGTCAAGTCCCGAATTCACTAATCCGGGACTCTAATTAAATATAATATTTTAATTACTCCCGATGTCTCTATCAATCACAAAATATCATGATAGCAGATATTGGGGGTGAAGCTGAAAAATTGGGGTAAAAAAAAGGCTTTAGCGGAGGCTCAAAAGAGTTTCCGAGAGGGTACATACATGATTATAGGAGGTGCAATAAGTTGGATTCTAAAGCATTGTACAATTTAAGCTATGGACTTTATGTTATTGCTTCAAAGAAAGAAAGCAGGCTGAACGGCCAGGTTGCCAATACGGTTTTTCAGATTTCAAGCGAACCGGTGACTATTGCAATCAGCCTTAACAAAAAGAATCTGACCAATGAATATGTCCGGGAAAGCAAAGCATTTGTTGTTTCAGTACTGTCACAGGACGCTC
Above is a window of Desulfotomaculum sp. DNA encoding:
- the glyQ gene encoding glycine--tRNA ligase subunit alpha; this translates as MNFQDLIMTLNDFWSSRNCIIQQAYDVEKGAGTMNPATFLRVLGPEPWNVAYVEPSRRPTDGRYGENPNRLQHYYQYQVILKPSPINVVDIYLESLKSIGIDTDRHDVRFVEDNWESPTLGAWGLGWEVWLDGMEITQFTYFQQCGGFECRPVASEITYGLERLAMYIQQVESVFDIKWVDGITYGDVHHRGEVEHSIYNFEEANIEMLFKLFEMYEQEAKRVAEKGLILPAYDCVLKCSHTFNLLDARSAISVTERTAFIHRVREIARLCAQGYIAEREKMGYPLLGRIKEVEDNE
- a CDS encoding glycine--tRNA ligase subunit beta yields the protein MEIGMEEMPARFINPALEQLKDLAEEKFKVHRLPFLSVRTYSTPRRLLLHVIGLEPVQEPLVQEIKGPAAKVAFDENRKYTRAAQGFAKSQRVDLQDLIIKPVGTVDYVFAVNKQAGRPAAEVLLEICPDVISSLHFPKSMRWGKGEMRFIRPIRWLLALYGEQVIPFVTAELIAGNITYGHRFYSNYPIMVQHPDDYFEKIDQAKIMIDQSQRQSIIWEKITELAAQEGGEAKPDPELLEQVANLVEYPTVIVGSFNNEYLQIPQEVLITSMRDHLRCFPVFGPDSSLLARFIAVSNNGGNDLIRSGFERVLRARLADAAFFWNEDLKTPLVERADSLKRIVWQENLGTLYEKMERVTSICFFLCMSLGVEQEIAADTLRASRLAKADLSSNVVYEFPELQGIMGCEYAKRQGEKETVSLAIADHYLPRFSGDKLPSETTGIILAVADKLDTLVGCFAAGIQPTGSQDPYGLRRQALGVCHIVLENALVFCLHDILAAAYQSYLLSSKLELAQDEVLKELEVFFTQRLRNIFSDRGISYDICEAVLSVGVDDLYGSWQKASALKDLSAETDFQDLLVAFHRAYNISRKHNLTEVDETLFQHPVETDLNNAFINTREKVEQSVKERDFRSAVMTMTQLRKPVDSFFEGVMVMAEDEKIRNNRLSLLKNIVNLVFLVADLSKLG
- a CDS encoding transcriptional regulator, which encodes MELTRRQEAILEIVKRNSPITGEQIAERLSLTRATLRPDMAVLTMTGLLGARPRVGYYYSGKSPNRVIAEKLFQIKVGDVKSVPVVVPEHCSVYDAIVTIFTEDVGTLFVVKEGGFLEGVISRKDLLKSSMGNQDIHKLPVNVIMTRWPNIITVEPEESVWAAAKKLIAHEIDAIPLVRPVDDGKGAQGMEAIGRFSKTNIIRLFVGLGE
- a CDS encoding phosphoenolpyruvate synthase regulatory protein, whose protein sequence is MSTKPKTQPVIYIISDSIGETAELVALAAASQFNSGKVNIRKVPYVNNPEEIPEIVAEASAFSCMIVYTLILPGLREILEAEALKYGIPTVDIMTPMLDALGKIEGKPPKLEPGLVRKVDEDYFRKVEAIDFAVQNDDGKDSRGLLKADLVIIGVSRTSKTPLCTYLAHKRIKAANVPLTPEVIPPEEIFKLPPHRVIGLTILPQQLHEIRQERLKALELTGNADYARMERILKELEYAKGIMQKLNCKVIDVTNKAVEETASKVLEIYYRGERNGKEIRLPI
- a CDS encoding pyruvate, phosphate dikinase, giving the protein MAKRYVYLFREGRADMKSLLGGKGANLCEMTNIGLPVPPGITITTEACNEFYDYDRKFPPGMEDQVKEQLAVLEKDTGKKFGDPKNPLLLSVRSGAVISMPGMMDTVLNLGLNDKTVAELAKSTNDERFALDCYRRFVNMFGGVVMGIEHHKFEHILEEQKKKKDVAFDHLLTAEDWREVIAGYKKIYEEETGALFPQNPMEQLFKAVYAVFNSWNGARAVVYRKINKIPDTLGTAVNIQMMAFGNLGNDCATGVAFTRNPSTGENLLYGEYLINAQGEDVVAGIRTPMPISKLKDEMPAVYQQFADTCLLLEKHYQDMQDVEFTIERGKLFMLQTRNGKRTAQAAMKIAVDMVKEGLISKEEGILRVEPAHLDNLLHRRIDPGAKLDVIAKGLPASPGAASGKVVFDADEAERLGKEGEKVILVRTETTPDDIHGIVAAQGILTSRGGMTSHAAVVARGMGKPCVCGCESLAIDYTAQEFKVKNADIIIKKGDLISIDGAAGQVMKGEVPMIDPEITGEFQEILDWADQIRTIGVRANADNPTDSTRAREFGAEGIGLCRTEHMFMAPDRIPIVQEMIMSDTLEDREKALAKLLPVQQGDFYEILKIMHDLPVTIRLLDPPLHEFLPNGEELAIEIAVLRATNGDPKEIEAKEVILKKVRALHEFNPMLGHRGCRLGITFPEIYKMQARAIFQATAQLTKEGVHVIPEVEIPLVGDINELKITKLDVNDVAAQVKKETGIDFEYSVGTMIEVPRAALTAAEIAEEADFFSFGTNDLTQTTFGFSRDDAEGKFLHEYVDKKILPDDPFVVLDRKGVGKLMIICVEDGRAVKPGLVIGICGEHGGEANSVEFCHLVGLDYVSCSPFRVPIARLAAAQAKVKESGYVSKSATV